One Clarias gariepinus isolate MV-2021 ecotype Netherlands chromosome 18, CGAR_prim_01v2, whole genome shotgun sequence genomic window carries:
- the dnm2b gene encoding dynamin-2 isoform X2, with the protein MGNRGMEELIPLINKLQDAFSSIGQSCNLDLPQIAVVGGQSAGKSSVLENFVGRDFLPRGSGIVTRRPLILQLVNHKAEYAEFLHCKGRKFVDFDEVRLEIEAETDRITGSNKGISPIPINLRVYSPNVLNLTLIDLPGMTKVAVGDQPQDIEFQIRDMLLQFITRDSCLILAVTPANTDLANSDALKIAKEVDPQGLRTIGVITKLDLMDEGTDARDILENKLLPLRRGYIGVVNRSQKDIDGRKDIRAALAAERKFFLSHPAYRHMAERMGTPYLQKTLNQQLTNHIRDTLPSLRSKLQSQLLSLEKEVEEYKNFKPDDPTRKTKALLQMVQQFAVDFEKRIEGSGDQVDTLELSGGARINRIFHERFPFELVKMEFDEKELRREISYAIKNIHGVRTGLFTPDLAFEAIVKKQIIKLKEPCLKCIDLVIQELINTVRQCTSKLSSYPCLREETERIVTTYIRERDSKTKDQVMLLIDIELAYINTNHEDFIGFANAQQSSTVTKKRAVPNQVIRKGWLTINISIMKGGSRDYWFVLTAESLSWYKDEEEKEKKYMLPLDNLKIRDVEKSFMSTKHTFAIFNTEQRNVYKDLRQVELACDSQEDMDSWKASFLRAGVYPEKDQVENGEGAPVDTISMDPQLERQVETIRNLVDSYIGIVNKSIRDLMPKTIMHLMINSAKDFIHSELLAFLYSSADQSVLMEECADQAQHREDVLRMYHALKEALSIISDISTTTISTPLPPPVDSNWINSEASPPAQMKPPSSVPPPGRPPGGRGPAGGPPAGSAPPPLAPPIPSRPGLESSSAPPPQIPSRPARVPPSVPPGIPSRRPPAAPNRPTIIRTSEPSLLD; encoded by the exons ATGGGGAACCGGGGCATGGAGGAGCTCATCCCGCTCATCAACAAGCTGCAGGACGCCTTCAGCTCCATCGGACAGAGCTGTAACCTGGACCTGCCGCAGATCGCCGTGGTGGGCGGACAGAGCGCCGGGAAGAGCTCCGTGCTCGAGAACTTCGTGGGCAG GGATTTTCTCCCCCGAGGTTCTGGTATTGTTACTCGTAGACCCCTTATCCTTCAGTTGGTCAACCACAAAGCAg AATATGCCGAGTTCCTGCACTGTAAAGGTCGTAAGTTTGTGGACTTTGATGAGGTGCGGCTGGAGATCGAGGCCGAGACGGACCGCATCACCGGCTCGAATAAAGGAATCTCACCCATTCCCATCAACCTCCGAGTGTACTCTCCTAACG tgCTGAACCTGACTCTGATTGATCTTCCTGGTATGACCAAGGTTGCCGTTGGCGATCAGCCACAGGATATCGAATTCCAAATAAG GGACATGCTGCTGCAGTTCATCACCCGGGACAGTTGTCTGATCCTGGCTGTCACTCCTGCGAACACCGATCTCGCCAACTCGGACGCGCTGAAGATCGCCAAGGAGGTCGACCCCCAGG GTCTGCGCACCATCGGCGTGATCACCAAATTGGACCTGATGGACGAGGGGACGGACGCCCGAGATATCCTGGAGAACAAACTGCTGCCTTTGCgtagag gcTACATCGGCGTGGTGAACCGCAGTCAGAAGGACATCGATGGGAGGAAGGACATCCGCGCCGCTCTGGCCGCCGAGAGGAAGTTCTTTCTGTCTCACCCTGCGTACAGACACATGGCCGAGAGGATGGGGACGCCTTACCTGCAGAAAACACTcaaccag CAACTGACCAACCACATCCGCGACACGCTTCCCAGTCTGCGCAGTAAACTACAGAGCCAGCTGCTCTCTCTGGAGAAAGAGGTGGAGGAGTACAAGAACTTTAAACCTGACGACCCCACACGCAAAACTAAAGCCCTGCTGca gatggtGCAGCAGTTCGCTGTGGACTTTGAGAAGAGGATCGAGGGATCTGGTGATCAGGTGGACACTCTGGAACTTTCTGGAGGAGCTCGAATCAACCGCATCTTCCACGAGCGATTCCCCTTCGAGCTCGTCAAG aTGGAGTTTGATGAGAAAGAACTGAGAAGAGAAATCAGCTACGCCATTAAGAACATTCACGGTGTGAG GACGGGCTTGTTCACCCCTGACCTGGCCTTCGAGGCCATAGTGAAAAAGCAGATCATTAAGCTGAAGGAGCCGTGTCTCAAATGCATCGACCTggtcatccaggagctcatcaACACAGTCAGGCAGTGCACTAGCAAG cTGAGTTCATATCCCTGCCTGCGAGAGGAGACCGAGAGGATCGTCACCACCTACATCAGAGAGAGGGACAGCAAGACTAAAGACCAG gtaATGCTGTTGATCGACATTGAGCTTGCCTACATAAACACCAATCACGAGGATTTCATTGGATTTGCAAA CGCGCAGCAGAGTTCCACGGTCACCAAGAAGAGAGCTGTTCCAAACCAG GTGATCAGGAAGGGTTGGCTTACGATTAACATCAGCATCATGAAGGGTGGCTCGAGGGACTACTGGTTCGTCCTGACCGCTGAGTCACTCTCCTGGTACAAGGacgaggag gagaaagagaagaagtaCATGCTCCCTTTGGACAACCTGAAGATCAGAGATGTAGAAAAAAGCTTCATGTCCACCAAACACACCTTTGCCATCTTTAACACTGAGcagag gaatgtGTATAAAGACCTGCGTCAGGTCGAGTTGGCCTGCGACTCTCAGGAGGACATGGACAGCTGGAAGGCCTCGTTCCTGCGGGCAGGAGTGTATCCCGAGAAAGACCAG GTGGAGAACGGTGAAGGAGCTCCAGTAGACACCATCTCCATGGACCCTCAGCTGGAGAGACAGGTCGAGACGATCCGGAACCTGGTCGACTCCTACATCGGCATCGTCAACAAAAGCATCAGGGACCTCATGCCCAAGACCATCATGCACCTCATGATCAACAGT GCCAAAGACTTCATCCACTCGGAGCTGCTGGCCTTCCTGTACTCGAGTGCGGATCAGAGCGTGCTGATGGAGGAGTGTGCCGATCAGGCTCAGCACAGAGAGGACGTCTTGAGGATGTACCACGCCCTTAAGGAGGCCCTCAGCATCATCAGTGACATCAGCACCACCACCATCTCCACCCCTCTGCCCCCACCCGTGGACAGTAACTGGATTAATTCAGAGGCCAG TCCTCCTGCTCAGATGAAGCCTCCCAGCTCCGTCCCTCCTCCTGGTCGTCCTCCGGGGGGAAGGGGTCCCGCAGGTGGTCCTCCTGCAGGCTCTGCTCCTCCACCTCTGGCTCCTCCGATTCCATCTCGGCCCGGTCTCGAGTCAAGCTCCGCCCCTCCACCACAGATCCCCTCTCGACCTGCCCGCGTGCCCCCTTCGGTACCACCTGGAATCCCTAG CAGAAGACCTCCGGCAGCTCCCAACAGGCCGACCATCATCCGCACGTCTGAGCCGTCCCTGCTCGACTAA
- the dnm2b gene encoding dynamin-2 isoform X1, which produces MGNRGMEELIPLINKLQDAFSSIGQSCNLDLPQIAVVGGQSAGKSSVLENFVGRDFLPRGSGIVTRRPLILQLVNHKAEYAEFLHCKGRKFVDFDEVRLEIEAETDRITGSNKGISPIPINLRVYSPNVLNLTLIDLPGMTKVAVGDQPQDIEFQIRDMLLQFITRDSCLILAVTPANTDLANSDALKIAKEVDPQGLRTIGVITKLDLMDEGTDARDILENKLLPLRRGYIGVVNRSQKDIDGRKDIRAALAAERKFFLSHPAYRHMAERMGTPYLQKTLNQQLTNHIRDTLPSLRSKLQSQLLSLEKEVEEYKNFKPDDPTRKTKALLQMVQQFAVDFEKRIEGSGDQVDTLELSGGARINRIFHERFPFELVKMEFDEKELRREISYAIKNIHGVRTGLFTPDLAFEAIVKKQIVKLKQPCLKCVDLVVSELSALAHKCTEKLSSYPCLREETERIVTTYIRERDSKTKDQVMLLIDIELAYINTNHEDFIGFANAQQSSTVTKKRAVPNQVIRKGWLTINISIMKGGSRDYWFVLTAESLSWYKDEEEKEKKYMLPLDNLKIRDVEKSFMSTKHTFAIFNTEQRNVYKDLRQVELACDSQEDMDSWKASFLRAGVYPEKDQVENGEGAPVDTISMDPQLERQVETIRNLVDSYIGIVNKSIRDLMPKTIMHLMINSAKDFIHSELLAFLYSSADQSVLMEECADQAQHREDVLRMYHALKEALSIISDISTTTISTPLPPPVDSNWINSEASPPAQMKPPSSVPPPGRPPGGRGPAGGPPAGSAPPPLAPPIPSRPGLESSSAPPPQIPSRPARVPPSVPPGIPSRRPPAAPNRPTIIRTSEPSLLD; this is translated from the exons ATGGGGAACCGGGGCATGGAGGAGCTCATCCCGCTCATCAACAAGCTGCAGGACGCCTTCAGCTCCATCGGACAGAGCTGTAACCTGGACCTGCCGCAGATCGCCGTGGTGGGCGGACAGAGCGCCGGGAAGAGCTCCGTGCTCGAGAACTTCGTGGGCAG GGATTTTCTCCCCCGAGGTTCTGGTATTGTTACTCGTAGACCCCTTATCCTTCAGTTGGTCAACCACAAAGCAg AATATGCCGAGTTCCTGCACTGTAAAGGTCGTAAGTTTGTGGACTTTGATGAGGTGCGGCTGGAGATCGAGGCCGAGACGGACCGCATCACCGGCTCGAATAAAGGAATCTCACCCATTCCCATCAACCTCCGAGTGTACTCTCCTAACG tgCTGAACCTGACTCTGATTGATCTTCCTGGTATGACCAAGGTTGCCGTTGGCGATCAGCCACAGGATATCGAATTCCAAATAAG GGACATGCTGCTGCAGTTCATCACCCGGGACAGTTGTCTGATCCTGGCTGTCACTCCTGCGAACACCGATCTCGCCAACTCGGACGCGCTGAAGATCGCCAAGGAGGTCGACCCCCAGG GTCTGCGCACCATCGGCGTGATCACCAAATTGGACCTGATGGACGAGGGGACGGACGCCCGAGATATCCTGGAGAACAAACTGCTGCCTTTGCgtagag gcTACATCGGCGTGGTGAACCGCAGTCAGAAGGACATCGATGGGAGGAAGGACATCCGCGCCGCTCTGGCCGCCGAGAGGAAGTTCTTTCTGTCTCACCCTGCGTACAGACACATGGCCGAGAGGATGGGGACGCCTTACCTGCAGAAAACACTcaaccag CAACTGACCAACCACATCCGCGACACGCTTCCCAGTCTGCGCAGTAAACTACAGAGCCAGCTGCTCTCTCTGGAGAAAGAGGTGGAGGAGTACAAGAACTTTAAACCTGACGACCCCACACGCAAAACTAAAGCCCTGCTGca gatggtGCAGCAGTTCGCTGTGGACTTTGAGAAGAGGATCGAGGGATCTGGTGATCAGGTGGACACTCTGGAACTTTCTGGAGGAGCTCGAATCAACCGCATCTTCCACGAGCGATTCCCCTTCGAGCTCGTCAAG aTGGAGTTTGATGAGAAAGAACTGAGAAGAGAAATCAGCTACGCCATTAAGAACATTCACGGTGTGAG GACGGGCTTGTTCACCCCTGACCTGGCGTTCGAGGCCATAGTGAAAAAGCAGATCGTTAAGCTGAAGCAGCCATGTCTCAAATGCGTGGACCTGGTTGTGTCTGAGCTTTCTGCTCTCGCCCACAAGTGCACAGAGAAG cTGAGTTCATATCCCTGCCTGCGAGAGGAGACCGAGAGGATCGTCACCACCTACATCAGAGAGAGGGACAGCAAGACTAAAGACCAG gtaATGCTGTTGATCGACATTGAGCTTGCCTACATAAACACCAATCACGAGGATTTCATTGGATTTGCAAA CGCGCAGCAGAGTTCCACGGTCACCAAGAAGAGAGCTGTTCCAAACCAG GTGATCAGGAAGGGTTGGCTTACGATTAACATCAGCATCATGAAGGGTGGCTCGAGGGACTACTGGTTCGTCCTGACCGCTGAGTCACTCTCCTGGTACAAGGacgaggag gagaaagagaagaagtaCATGCTCCCTTTGGACAACCTGAAGATCAGAGATGTAGAAAAAAGCTTCATGTCCACCAAACACACCTTTGCCATCTTTAACACTGAGcagag gaatgtGTATAAAGACCTGCGTCAGGTCGAGTTGGCCTGCGACTCTCAGGAGGACATGGACAGCTGGAAGGCCTCGTTCCTGCGGGCAGGAGTGTATCCCGAGAAAGACCAG GTGGAGAACGGTGAAGGAGCTCCAGTAGACACCATCTCCATGGACCCTCAGCTGGAGAGACAGGTCGAGACGATCCGGAACCTGGTCGACTCCTACATCGGCATCGTCAACAAAAGCATCAGGGACCTCATGCCCAAGACCATCATGCACCTCATGATCAACAGT GCCAAAGACTTCATCCACTCGGAGCTGCTGGCCTTCCTGTACTCGAGTGCGGATCAGAGCGTGCTGATGGAGGAGTGTGCCGATCAGGCTCAGCACAGAGAGGACGTCTTGAGGATGTACCACGCCCTTAAGGAGGCCCTCAGCATCATCAGTGACATCAGCACCACCACCATCTCCACCCCTCTGCCCCCACCCGTGGACAGTAACTGGATTAATTCAGAGGCCAG TCCTCCTGCTCAGATGAAGCCTCCCAGCTCCGTCCCTCCTCCTGGTCGTCCTCCGGGGGGAAGGGGTCCCGCAGGTGGTCCTCCTGCAGGCTCTGCTCCTCCACCTCTGGCTCCTCCGATTCCATCTCGGCCCGGTCTCGAGTCAAGCTCCGCCCCTCCACCACAGATCCCCTCTCGACCTGCCCGCGTGCCCCCTTCGGTACCACCTGGAATCCCTAG CAGAAGACCTCCGGCAGCTCCCAACAGGCCGACCATCATCCGCACGTCTGAGCCGTCCCTGCTCGACTAA
- the dnm2b gene encoding dynamin-2 isoform X3, producing MGNRGMEELIPLINKLQDAFSSIGQSCNLDLPQIAVVGGQSAGKSSVLENFVGRDFLPRGSGIVTRRPLILQLVNHKAEYAEFLHCKGRKFVDFDEVRLEIEAETDRITGSNKGISPIPINLRVYSPNVLNLTLIDLPGMTKVAVGDQPQDIEFQIRDMLLQFITRDSCLILAVTPANTDLANSDALKIAKEVDPQGLRTIGVITKLDLMDEGTDARDILENKLLPLRRGYIGVVNRSQKDIDGRKDIRAALAAERKFFLSHPAYRHMAERMGTPYLQKTLNQQLTNHIRDTLPSLRSKLQSQLLSLEKEVEEYKNFKPDDPTRKTKALLQMVQQFAVDFEKRIEGSGDQVDTLELSGGARINRIFHERFPFELVKMEFDEKELRREISYAIKNIHGVRTGLFTPDLAFEAIVKKQIVKLKQPCLKCVDLVVSELSALAHKCTEKLSSYPCLREETERIVTTYIRERDSKTKDQVMLLIDIELAYINTNHEDFIGFANAQQSSTVTKKRAVPNQVIRKGWLTINISIMKGGSRDYWFVLTAESLSWYKDEEEKEKKYMLPLDNLKIRDVEKSFMSTKHTFAIFNTEQRNVYKDLRQVELACDSQEDMDSWKASFLRAGVYPEKDQVENGEGAPVDTISMDPQLERQVETIRNLVDSYIGIVNKSIRDLMPKTIMHLMINSAKDFIHSELLAFLYSSADQSVLMEECADQAQHREDVLRMYHALKEALSIISDISTTTISTPLPPPVDSNWINSEASPPAQMKPPSSVPPPGRPPGGRGPAGGPPAGSAPPPLAPPIPSRPGLESSSAPPPQIPSRPARVPPSVPPGIPRRPPAAPNRPTIIRTSEPSLLD from the exons ATGGGGAACCGGGGCATGGAGGAGCTCATCCCGCTCATCAACAAGCTGCAGGACGCCTTCAGCTCCATCGGACAGAGCTGTAACCTGGACCTGCCGCAGATCGCCGTGGTGGGCGGACAGAGCGCCGGGAAGAGCTCCGTGCTCGAGAACTTCGTGGGCAG GGATTTTCTCCCCCGAGGTTCTGGTATTGTTACTCGTAGACCCCTTATCCTTCAGTTGGTCAACCACAAAGCAg AATATGCCGAGTTCCTGCACTGTAAAGGTCGTAAGTTTGTGGACTTTGATGAGGTGCGGCTGGAGATCGAGGCCGAGACGGACCGCATCACCGGCTCGAATAAAGGAATCTCACCCATTCCCATCAACCTCCGAGTGTACTCTCCTAACG tgCTGAACCTGACTCTGATTGATCTTCCTGGTATGACCAAGGTTGCCGTTGGCGATCAGCCACAGGATATCGAATTCCAAATAAG GGACATGCTGCTGCAGTTCATCACCCGGGACAGTTGTCTGATCCTGGCTGTCACTCCTGCGAACACCGATCTCGCCAACTCGGACGCGCTGAAGATCGCCAAGGAGGTCGACCCCCAGG GTCTGCGCACCATCGGCGTGATCACCAAATTGGACCTGATGGACGAGGGGACGGACGCCCGAGATATCCTGGAGAACAAACTGCTGCCTTTGCgtagag gcTACATCGGCGTGGTGAACCGCAGTCAGAAGGACATCGATGGGAGGAAGGACATCCGCGCCGCTCTGGCCGCCGAGAGGAAGTTCTTTCTGTCTCACCCTGCGTACAGACACATGGCCGAGAGGATGGGGACGCCTTACCTGCAGAAAACACTcaaccag CAACTGACCAACCACATCCGCGACACGCTTCCCAGTCTGCGCAGTAAACTACAGAGCCAGCTGCTCTCTCTGGAGAAAGAGGTGGAGGAGTACAAGAACTTTAAACCTGACGACCCCACACGCAAAACTAAAGCCCTGCTGca gatggtGCAGCAGTTCGCTGTGGACTTTGAGAAGAGGATCGAGGGATCTGGTGATCAGGTGGACACTCTGGAACTTTCTGGAGGAGCTCGAATCAACCGCATCTTCCACGAGCGATTCCCCTTCGAGCTCGTCAAG aTGGAGTTTGATGAGAAAGAACTGAGAAGAGAAATCAGCTACGCCATTAAGAACATTCACGGTGTGAG GACGGGCTTGTTCACCCCTGACCTGGCGTTCGAGGCCATAGTGAAAAAGCAGATCGTTAAGCTGAAGCAGCCATGTCTCAAATGCGTGGACCTGGTTGTGTCTGAGCTTTCTGCTCTCGCCCACAAGTGCACAGAGAAG cTGAGTTCATATCCCTGCCTGCGAGAGGAGACCGAGAGGATCGTCACCACCTACATCAGAGAGAGGGACAGCAAGACTAAAGACCAG gtaATGCTGTTGATCGACATTGAGCTTGCCTACATAAACACCAATCACGAGGATTTCATTGGATTTGCAAA CGCGCAGCAGAGTTCCACGGTCACCAAGAAGAGAGCTGTTCCAAACCAG GTGATCAGGAAGGGTTGGCTTACGATTAACATCAGCATCATGAAGGGTGGCTCGAGGGACTACTGGTTCGTCCTGACCGCTGAGTCACTCTCCTGGTACAAGGacgaggag gagaaagagaagaagtaCATGCTCCCTTTGGACAACCTGAAGATCAGAGATGTAGAAAAAAGCTTCATGTCCACCAAACACACCTTTGCCATCTTTAACACTGAGcagag gaatgtGTATAAAGACCTGCGTCAGGTCGAGTTGGCCTGCGACTCTCAGGAGGACATGGACAGCTGGAAGGCCTCGTTCCTGCGGGCAGGAGTGTATCCCGAGAAAGACCAG GTGGAGAACGGTGAAGGAGCTCCAGTAGACACCATCTCCATGGACCCTCAGCTGGAGAGACAGGTCGAGACGATCCGGAACCTGGTCGACTCCTACATCGGCATCGTCAACAAAAGCATCAGGGACCTCATGCCCAAGACCATCATGCACCTCATGATCAACAGT GCCAAAGACTTCATCCACTCGGAGCTGCTGGCCTTCCTGTACTCGAGTGCGGATCAGAGCGTGCTGATGGAGGAGTGTGCCGATCAGGCTCAGCACAGAGAGGACGTCTTGAGGATGTACCACGCCCTTAAGGAGGCCCTCAGCATCATCAGTGACATCAGCACCACCACCATCTCCACCCCTCTGCCCCCACCCGTGGACAGTAACTGGATTAATTCAGAGGCCAG TCCTCCTGCTCAGATGAAGCCTCCCAGCTCCGTCCCTCCTCCTGGTCGTCCTCCGGGGGGAAGGGGTCCCGCAGGTGGTCCTCCTGCAGGCTCTGCTCCTCCACCTCTGGCTCCTCCGATTCCATCTCGGCCCGGTCTCGAGTCAAGCTCCGCCCCTCCACCACAGATCCCCTCTCGACCTGCCCGCGTGCCCCCTTCGGTACCACCTGGAATCCCTAG AAGACCTCCGGCAGCTCCCAACAGGCCGACCATCATCCGCACGTCTGAGCCGTCCCTGCTCGACTAA
- the dnm2b gene encoding dynamin-2 isoform X4 — translation MGNRGMEELIPLINKLQDAFSSIGQSCNLDLPQIAVVGGQSAGKSSVLENFVGRDFLPRGSGIVTRRPLILQLVNHKAEYAEFLHCKGRKFVDFDEVRLEIEAETDRITGSNKGISPIPINLRVYSPNVLNLTLIDLPGMTKVAVGDQPQDIEFQIRDMLLQFITRDSCLILAVTPANTDLANSDALKIAKEVDPQGLRTIGVITKLDLMDEGTDARDILENKLLPLRRGYIGVVNRSQKDIDGRKDIRAALAAERKFFLSHPAYRHMAERMGTPYLQKTLNQQLTNHIRDTLPSLRSKLQSQLLSLEKEVEEYKNFKPDDPTRKTKALLQMVQQFAVDFEKRIEGSGDQVDTLELSGGARINRIFHERFPFELVKMEFDEKELRREISYAIKNIHGVRTGLFTPDLAFEAIVKKQIIKLKEPCLKCIDLVIQELINTVRQCTSKLSSYPCLREETERIVTTYIRERDSKTKDQVMLLIDIELAYINTNHEDFIGFANAQQSSTVTKKRAVPNQVIRKGWLTINISIMKGGSRDYWFVLTAESLSWYKDEEEKEKKYMLPLDNLKIRDVEKSFMSTKHTFAIFNTEQRNVYKDLRQVELACDSQEDMDSWKASFLRAGVYPEKDQVENGEGAPVDTISMDPQLERQVETIRNLVDSYIGIVNKSIRDLMPKTIMHLMINSAKDFIHSELLAFLYSSADQSVLMEECADQAQHREDVLRMYHALKEALSIISDISTTTISTPLPPPVDSNWINSEASPPAQMKPPSSVPPPGRPPGGRGPAGGPPAGSAPPPLAPPIPSRPGLESSSAPPPQIPSRPARVPPSVPPGIPRRPPAAPNRPTIIRTSEPSLLD, via the exons ATGGGGAACCGGGGCATGGAGGAGCTCATCCCGCTCATCAACAAGCTGCAGGACGCCTTCAGCTCCATCGGACAGAGCTGTAACCTGGACCTGCCGCAGATCGCCGTGGTGGGCGGACAGAGCGCCGGGAAGAGCTCCGTGCTCGAGAACTTCGTGGGCAG GGATTTTCTCCCCCGAGGTTCTGGTATTGTTACTCGTAGACCCCTTATCCTTCAGTTGGTCAACCACAAAGCAg AATATGCCGAGTTCCTGCACTGTAAAGGTCGTAAGTTTGTGGACTTTGATGAGGTGCGGCTGGAGATCGAGGCCGAGACGGACCGCATCACCGGCTCGAATAAAGGAATCTCACCCATTCCCATCAACCTCCGAGTGTACTCTCCTAACG tgCTGAACCTGACTCTGATTGATCTTCCTGGTATGACCAAGGTTGCCGTTGGCGATCAGCCACAGGATATCGAATTCCAAATAAG GGACATGCTGCTGCAGTTCATCACCCGGGACAGTTGTCTGATCCTGGCTGTCACTCCTGCGAACACCGATCTCGCCAACTCGGACGCGCTGAAGATCGCCAAGGAGGTCGACCCCCAGG GTCTGCGCACCATCGGCGTGATCACCAAATTGGACCTGATGGACGAGGGGACGGACGCCCGAGATATCCTGGAGAACAAACTGCTGCCTTTGCgtagag gcTACATCGGCGTGGTGAACCGCAGTCAGAAGGACATCGATGGGAGGAAGGACATCCGCGCCGCTCTGGCCGCCGAGAGGAAGTTCTTTCTGTCTCACCCTGCGTACAGACACATGGCCGAGAGGATGGGGACGCCTTACCTGCAGAAAACACTcaaccag CAACTGACCAACCACATCCGCGACACGCTTCCCAGTCTGCGCAGTAAACTACAGAGCCAGCTGCTCTCTCTGGAGAAAGAGGTGGAGGAGTACAAGAACTTTAAACCTGACGACCCCACACGCAAAACTAAAGCCCTGCTGca gatggtGCAGCAGTTCGCTGTGGACTTTGAGAAGAGGATCGAGGGATCTGGTGATCAGGTGGACACTCTGGAACTTTCTGGAGGAGCTCGAATCAACCGCATCTTCCACGAGCGATTCCCCTTCGAGCTCGTCAAG aTGGAGTTTGATGAGAAAGAACTGAGAAGAGAAATCAGCTACGCCATTAAGAACATTCACGGTGTGAG GACGGGCTTGTTCACCCCTGACCTGGCCTTCGAGGCCATAGTGAAAAAGCAGATCATTAAGCTGAAGGAGCCGTGTCTCAAATGCATCGACCTggtcatccaggagctcatcaACACAGTCAGGCAGTGCACTAGCAAG cTGAGTTCATATCCCTGCCTGCGAGAGGAGACCGAGAGGATCGTCACCACCTACATCAGAGAGAGGGACAGCAAGACTAAAGACCAG gtaATGCTGTTGATCGACATTGAGCTTGCCTACATAAACACCAATCACGAGGATTTCATTGGATTTGCAAA CGCGCAGCAGAGTTCCACGGTCACCAAGAAGAGAGCTGTTCCAAACCAG GTGATCAGGAAGGGTTGGCTTACGATTAACATCAGCATCATGAAGGGTGGCTCGAGGGACTACTGGTTCGTCCTGACCGCTGAGTCACTCTCCTGGTACAAGGacgaggag gagaaagagaagaagtaCATGCTCCCTTTGGACAACCTGAAGATCAGAGATGTAGAAAAAAGCTTCATGTCCACCAAACACACCTTTGCCATCTTTAACACTGAGcagag gaatgtGTATAAAGACCTGCGTCAGGTCGAGTTGGCCTGCGACTCTCAGGAGGACATGGACAGCTGGAAGGCCTCGTTCCTGCGGGCAGGAGTGTATCCCGAGAAAGACCAG GTGGAGAACGGTGAAGGAGCTCCAGTAGACACCATCTCCATGGACCCTCAGCTGGAGAGACAGGTCGAGACGATCCGGAACCTGGTCGACTCCTACATCGGCATCGTCAACAAAAGCATCAGGGACCTCATGCCCAAGACCATCATGCACCTCATGATCAACAGT GCCAAAGACTTCATCCACTCGGAGCTGCTGGCCTTCCTGTACTCGAGTGCGGATCAGAGCGTGCTGATGGAGGAGTGTGCCGATCAGGCTCAGCACAGAGAGGACGTCTTGAGGATGTACCACGCCCTTAAGGAGGCCCTCAGCATCATCAGTGACATCAGCACCACCACCATCTCCACCCCTCTGCCCCCACCCGTGGACAGTAACTGGATTAATTCAGAGGCCAG TCCTCCTGCTCAGATGAAGCCTCCCAGCTCCGTCCCTCCTCCTGGTCGTCCTCCGGGGGGAAGGGGTCCCGCAGGTGGTCCTCCTGCAGGCTCTGCTCCTCCACCTCTGGCTCCTCCGATTCCATCTCGGCCCGGTCTCGAGTCAAGCTCCGCCCCTCCACCACAGATCCCCTCTCGACCTGCCCGCGTGCCCCCTTCGGTACCACCTGGAATCCCTAG AAGACCTCCGGCAGCTCCCAACAGGCCGACCATCATCCGCACGTCTGAGCCGTCCCTGCTCGACTAA